ACGCAGAGTACAAAGTTGTggtcgtcgtcgtgtgtgtgtgtgtgtgtgtgtgtgcgtgtgtgtgtgagtgagttgtgtgtgtgtgagtgtgtgtgtgtgtgtgttgttgttgctattgttttcaAATTCTCGTGGTCGTCTTCATTTTATTCCTCTGTGTCAGTCCAAGCTCCATATTATTTTGATTCTCTTAATTGCCGTCCGTGAAGCTCTTACGCTAAGCTGCGCACACAGCCCCACCAGCTTCTTGGGAACCTGTCCGGTGCAACAGCCTTgaactaccccctccctctcggGTTTTGCCCCCCCGGGTTAATCTGGGTGGGCTAGACCAGGGTCATTTGTGGCCAGTCCAAAtcgacccctcccccttcctagaTGCCCCTTTCTACGGGTTTAATCAAGCTACTGGAAAAGGAAAGGGTGTCGTTTCGGgctagcctttttttttcttttcttttttttaacccatgcgcaagcagaagatcaaatgcgcacgtcaaagatcctgtaatccatgtcagcattcggtgggttaccCAGTAAGCacacccgaaaacgaagtatggctgcctttatggcggggtacaaaaaaaatatttaaaaaaaactgtcatatacgtaaaatgttacgtgttttcatgagtgtgtatgtgtgcgtgactgaaacctgattgaataacacaggaaacgaactatgagcgcccaatggcagccgtcagtcggctctacccaggtgggcagcatgttgtgcaaatgactccgtgtttataCAGGGATTAGATTTGGCCTCTGACCAAGGGCAGATGctgtaaaagtatccatatcatcaccataAACCCAACGTGCCTGTCCGGCCTCGGGCTTGTGTGaaactctttactgtttgttaatcatttcatttcctggcctcattgtttgttaattaccagttgaaaaaccaccgaggcaatcatgtgtttgttctgaattgtccatgtgttctgtgtggcttgttcaggattaaagaggctatgccagtcttgaataaaagctaatttgtgtttgcacttggtttttttttggggggggggtttgttgttgttttttttgtttttttgtctttgctgatgtgtgtacatgtcaaatgatcggtataaggacaggcccggcgcttccttttttgaggaagtgtctgggtttgttccaatgtaccttttatttacctgtgtgctagctgaatcggtagcggatgcagcactgacttgaagttgtgtaccttgtgaatggagagagttaccactctttactacttgTGTAAAACATTGCGAATGTATAATAGCCAGTCAGAGGAGCAGCAGAGGCAACTGCTGGTCCCAACTATCCGAGCTAGAAATTGATcacagtgaagagtgtcttgccccaagttacatccccactctctcggccaagagggttttaggacagtcggtttgggatggttcccaaaagccaactggtccccaaggctgcagcactaagagccattcTTGCCTCCTAGATTGTGAGTGAACGTTCttctcaaaagactaagctgtagatgacTTACAAAACTGAAGTAAAGTAATCAGACAAACTCAACAAAGAAGTAAATACAATTATATAATACAATGTAAACTAAACGTACAATGCAGAGTgttgaagaggaaggtggcagaaaggttaagacgcttatctgccgatgCAATGCCCGTCAGGGTCTGGTTATAAAGAcaggtccccccccacccccagcctcaccCCAACTGTCACACTCCCCagtctacctccctcctcccaaaaTAGAAATCTTctaaaataaatcaatcaatacatacatacataactaaACAATGAAGAAATAAATTAATCAGTAAAAATGAACAAGTGAAtaaaatagataagcaaataaataaatagataagcaagcaaacaaaccaaacaagaaaaacctCTTTTCAACCAAAGTAGACAAAGatttccaaacaacaacaacacaacactaaatgATTCAGTCAGTAGTAAACtcgaacagcacagcacacacacagtcacatataaGCAGTGGCTAAAGAAAAACGATTCCCTTCCGCTGACGACGATTCCTTCTCCAACACACGCATCCCCGGACCATGAGACTgctgtgcagcagcagcaacagcaggtacagcagaagcagcaacagccgTGACCGTTACTGTGGAGACTGACAACGgcctggtagtggtggtggtggtggtggtagttctcCTGGACGTTGAAGAACTCCCTTCAGACGTGAAGACGGCATCGCTGCATGCCTTCATTCTGAAGAACCCCAGCACGGCGCTTCTGAACTGACTGTTCAGTGTGAGGTAGACGAAGAAGTTCATAGCCGAGTTGAAGAGACCCGCAGTGGTGAACCATCCTCTGGTCTTCTGAGGAAGGTTGCGGACGAGGTGGTGGAAGATGTAGACGGTCATGTGGGGCGTCCAGCAGAGGAAGAACGCGCCGAAAACGACGACAGGGGCTTTGACAGAGGTCAAGGCCATTCGCAGCGAGGCCAGCCGGGCATCGCTGGTGGCTGCCGTCGGGTGGTGGAATGTTCCCACGGCTCGACGCATCTGGGGCAGCAAGGTGGAAGAGTGGTTAAGACCAATACaatgatggtctgggttcgaatcctactctcgccgtttgactggaaaatctaactagtcattcggatgagacggtaaactgaggtcccgtgtgcaccacgcCACAAATTctataaaagaaatccactctgataggtacacaaacatatatgcatgcactcaaggtctgacaagcgcgttgggttagttaagctgcaggtcaggcatatgcttagcaTAAGTGGagtggcgtatatggattcgtcctaacgcagtgacaccaccttgagaaacaaactgaaacagacgCATCCAGGTAGTAGGAGAAGACGACATAtgacaaatttctctctctctctctctctctctctctctctctctctctctctctctctctctctctctctctccccatcagttTCActgattatattgtgttgtattgcattactcttctTTTTCACAatacatctctctgtgtgaaaatcgggctgctctccccaggagttTCTATGGAAttggatttttccacagacttttgccaggggcaaaccctttgctgccgtgggttcttttacgtgcaccaagtgaatgctgcacacgggacctcagtttaccgtctcatccgaaagactagcgtccagtccaccgctcaaggtctagtggagggggggggggtagaaaatactagcgactgtgggattcttcttcttcttcttcttctgcgttcactcgtatgcacacaagtgggcttttacgtgtatgaccgtttttaccccgccatgtaggcagccaaactccgttttcgggggtgtgcatgctgggtatgttcttgtttccataacccaccgaacgctgacatggattacaggatctttaacgtgcgcattgaacttctgcttgcatatacacacgaagggggttcaggcactagcaggtctgcacatatattgacctgggagatcgtaaaaatctccaccctttacccaacaggcgccgtcaccgtgattcgaacccgggaccctcagattgacagtccaacgctttaaccactcggctattgcgcccgtcgactgtgggattcgaaccagtggactcagattccctcgcttcttagtcggacgcgttaccattaggccaacatgtatgatagtcgtgtccgactatgaccatcagaacaacagaggaggcaccTGCAGTCccaattatctgggctagaaattgattatagtggagagtgtcctgcccaagttacatctccactctctcggccacgagggttttaggacagtcggagttgggaTAGATccccaaggccaactagcccccaaggttgcagcactaagagccagtgcaatcgagcctcctagtttgagagtcacagtccttcgcaAAAGGCTTAGCAaaaaatgacttcccactgcaatggagaaaccattgatcatacagctctcacttgctGTTgacccagctgtaaacttatgtcaacagccggacgggtgcaatagccgaatggttaaagcgctggactttcaatctgagggtcctgggttcgaatctctgtgcacctggtgggtaaagggtggagatttttccgatctcccaggtcaacatatgtggagacctgatagtgcctgaacccccttcgtgtgtatgcgcacgcagaagatcaaatacgcacgttaaagaccctgtaatccatgtcagcgttcggtgggttatggaaacaagaacatacccagcatgcacacccccgaaaacggagtatggctgcctacatggcggggtaaataaataaaaacggtcatacacgtaaaatgttacatgtctgcctaagtgtgtatgcgtgtgcttctgaaatctgattgaatgacacaggaaacgaatgatgagcgcccagtggcagccgtcagtcgggtctacccaggtataggcagcctgtggtgcaaatgtccccgtgtatgtaaagcgcttagagcttggtctctaaccgaggataggcgctatataagtatccacatcaatcaatcaatcaatcaatctgtgatataaactgagcacCGCGCatactaggccaacactccattaATATTAACATCACcttcgacgggcacaatagccgagtagttaaagcgttggactctctctcggtaacggcacctggtgggtaaagggtggagatttttccgatctcccaggtcaacatatgtgcagacctgcttagtgcctgaaaccgcttcgtgtgtatacgcaggcagatcaaatacgcacggttaaagatcctgtaatccatgtcagcgttcggtgggttctggaaacaagaacatacccagcatgcacacccccgaaaacggagtatggctgcctacatggcggggtggaaAAACAGTCctgcacgaaaaagcccactggtgtacatacgagtaaacgtgggattgcagcccacgaacgaagaagaacttCACCTTCAAGGCGAGCCGAGCGATGAGGGAATagaagaggagggtgaggagcgaggtggagaagaagatggTGGATGAGGCCCAGACGACGTAGGAGGAGCCCAGGACCAGGTAGAAGTCACAGCCCAGCTCAGCCTTGTAGCGGGCGAAGAAGACCGGACTGATGCCGAAGGTCAGACCCAGCAGCCACACCGCGCCCATGCAGACTCTGATCacctgaaagacaaaaaaaaaaaaaaaaaaaaaaaaacacgcccgGCTAACATATTGGCTGATGCACCTGGATGGAATGCTGGTGGCTCTATGTTTTTCTCCTCGCctcgtctcgtcctgtcctgccctgtcttggtataacctgtcctgtcctgtcctgccccttCCTATAATATCAATATTCTATCCCTGTCATATCCACATCATGTCCTATCAATATCCTTATCTTATTCAATCCGTATCCTATCGATATCCTATCTTCATCCTACCCCACCCTATCCTATCCATTCTTTATCATACGATATCCCTATCTGTATCCTATCCATATCCCTATcactatcctatcctatccctgTCCTAGCCTATGCGTATTCCCATCATATCCATATACCCTACCTTGTCATATCGTATCAAATCCAttcctaccctgtcctgtcctgtcctatacaTATCCTTCTCCATATCCTGTTCTATCTTACCCATACCCTATTCTTATCCCTATCCTAACCTATCCTATCCTATTTTTTCCCCATCGCTATCCTGTCCTATTCCCatcctaccaccacaaccactatctTCTGACCACTCACTGTCGTCGTTACTACTCTCACGTGCAGATAAGGCCGCACAATGTAGAGGTGCCTCACCAGGGTGATCAGCGAGTttgatcttgtcttgtcttgtcttgtcttgccctgccctgccctgccctgccctgccctgccctgccctgccctgccctgcctcgcCTCGTGTGTCGCCTTGTCCAATCCTATCTTGTCCTGCTCTGTCTTGTtgtatctgcttcttcttcttcttcttcttcttcttcttcttcttcttcttcttcttcttcttcttcttcttcttcgttcgtgggctgcaactcccacgttcactcgtgtgtacacgaatgggcttttacgtggatgacggtttttaccccgccgtgtatcTAATCGCATCCTACCTTACCTTGTCTTAGCCTGTTCCCCATCCTACAACTCCCACCACCGCCTACTGACCCACTCACCGCCGGGGTGACGATTCTCACGTGCAGGTAGGGCCTCACGATGTACAGGTACCTCTCCAGGGCGATCAGCGAGATGTTGACCATGGAGGCGGAGCAGCAGGCGTGGAACCAGCACAGCCTCACCGCGCAGGACTCGGGTGAGAAGTTGATGAACTCCCCGAGCCCCGGCACCCACGCCAGGGCgctgatgagggtgatgaggccCACCATGAGGTCCGTGCTGGCCAGGCAGACCACCAGTTTGTTGGACAAGCTCCGCAGCGCCCTCACGCGGCTGAAGGTGACCATGGTCAGGAGGTTGACCACGATGATGACCACGGAGGAAAAGACTCGCTGCAGAGCCACTGTCAGGGTGTAGGACTGGCCTGGTGGGTccaaggtggtggtgttggtggtggtggtggtggtggtggtggtggtggtgatggtgatgttctCTGTTGTCATGATCATGAAGATGCTGCtggtggttgtgggggaggggtcacTCACTGTGACGTCTTGTGTGGTGTACATTCTGGTGGAGATAAAATAAAATGGTGAAGGAATGATTTTGAATTGTTGGTGGGTGGTCAACGGACTGGTGTTGGTGTTCTCTATTGTGATGATCATGAAGAtgcttgtggtggtgatgggtgtgtggtgggggcggggggtctgtgggggaggggggagtcacTCACCGTTACATGTTGGTGAACGTCTTCTGTGGGGTACATTCTGgtagagatgaaatgaaatggtTCATGAATTTGaatcgttgtggtggtggtggtggtggtcaacgTGGTggtgtggaaggtggtggtggtgatggtggtggtgttttctgttgtgatgattatgaagatgctggtggtgatggggtCAGTCACCATTTTTTGGTGGTGGACGTCTTCTGTGGGGTATATTCTGGTGGAGATGAAATAAAACTGTGATACTGTGGTGCCAgtggtaatcttcttcttcttcttcttcttcttcttcttcttcttcttcttcttcttcttcttcttcttcttcttcttcttcttcgttcgtgggctgcaagtcccacgttcgctcgtgcttctacatgtatgaccgcttttaccccgccatataggcagccatactctgttttggggggtgtgcaggctgggtgtgttcttgtttccacaaccctccGAACACTGActtgaattacaggatctttaacgtgcccaCTTGACCTTCCGCttgcgtagacacacgaagggggttcaggtacaagtaggtctgcacatgtgttgacctgggagatcggaaaaatctcaacccttgacccaccaggcgtcgttaccgagattcgaacccgggaccctcagattgaaagtccaactctttaactaCGCGGTTATTGCGCCCGTATGGTGGTATGGATcgttgtgatggttgtggtggtggtggtggttgtggtggtggtggtggaggtgatggtgagtgcggtggtggtggtggtggtgatggtggtggcggtggtggtgatggtggtgttctcTTATGTCATGATCATTaagatgctgctgctggtggtggtggtggtgttttctgttGCGATGATCAAGAAAATgctggtgagggtgatggtgctggtggtgatggtggtaggggtggggttgtgctggtggtgtggagggtggtggcgatggtggcgTTCTCTGTTGTGATGATCATGaagatgctggtggtgatggtggtatatgtggtgatggtggtggtgttaatggtgatggtggtggtgatggtgatggtggtggtggtgatggtggtatatgtggtgatggtggtggtgatggtggtggtgttgatggtgatgtggtgtCCTCTGTTGTGATGATCAAAAAGCGTTCAAAACACTGCAATAGTacgctgttcttgttcttgttcttgttcgtcgtcatcattttctctttctcctccttctccccttccccaactcctcctcctcctcctcctcctccttcttcttcttcttcttcttctactactactactaccactacaactactacttctttttcttcttcctcctcctcttcttctcctcctcctccttctaccactattatactacaactactgcttcttcttcttcttcttcttcttcttcttcttcttcttcttcttcagcgtcaaAAACACTGAAATcgtatcttgttcttgttcatcattttcttcttcttcttcttcttcttcttcttcttcttcttcttcttcttcttcttcttcttcagcgtcaaAAACACTGAAATcgtatcttgttcttgttcatcattttcttcttcttcttcttctgcttcttcttcttctactgctactactgctactactgctactactactactacttcttacaactactacttcttcttcttatcctcctccccctccttcttctttttctactactactacttcttcttcttcttgtttttctttttcttcttcctcccctcctcctctttcttcttcttcctcccctcctcctccttcttcttcttctaccacttctactactactactactgctactactactactactactactactactactactccttctgCTACTTCTTATTAtttgtgtctgttgatgtgtctTTCGTTTtttatccctgtgtctgtccggACGACACACTATCTACCTATTTTCTCTGGCTCTCTCAGGTGAGTTTATCgctagtacttttttttctttttggggggcaAAAATGAGAGAATATGAAGCAATTGATGAGAAATAAACCTATTAAAAACACTTTGAAAACTCAAAAATGAATTAAgacaatgtatgtatgcatgcatgtatgtgtgtatgtatgcatgtgttatatatatatatatatttatttatttatttatatacatatatatgtgtgtgtgtgtgttaatatatatatatatataggtatatatatagatatatacatgcctctctctctctctctctctttcgagatagacagatagatagatagatcatttCGTACAACATGACAATGGAGGTAAATAAATGTAGGTAACAACTAAACAATCCTTCTGATATTTCAAAACGTCTTTGCAAAGAtgtataaagagaaagaaaaatatatatagtgAAACTCGTATGCTGACTGAAATATGTTTTCTAGTTTAAAAAATCTCTCTAGGTTTTCTATGTACAACATGACAATGGAGGAAAATAAATGTAGGTAACAGTTAAACAACCCTTctgttatttcaaaataactttgcaaagatgtataaagagaaaggaaaaaaacatagcGAAACTCGCACGTTGGCTGAAATATGTTTTCGTATTTTAAAAAAGTCTCTCTGGGGTTTTTCGTACAACATGACAGTAAATGAAAAAGCTCGCAGGTAACAGCTAAACACCCCTTCTGCTATTTCAAAATAACTTCGCAAAGATgtgtaaacagaaagaaagaaataaccaaTAAATATCCAAACTAGTGAAATAAGTGACATAATGTTTtctaacgaaaacaaaacaaataccagTAATGATAACCACCCAAGCAGACACCAAACAAAACCATACTGAGTAACACACCAGTCAAATGAATACTAGACAATAGAGTAAAGGAAAATAACTGCAGGTAACAGCTAAACGCCCCTTCTGCTATTTCAAAATAACTTCGCAAAGATgtataaagaaaaagacagaaataaccaACAAATATCCAAACTCGCAAAATAACTGAGAAATGTTTTCTAaccaaaaaataatataataataataataacaataatgataaccacccaaacggacacacacaaaa
The sequence above is a segment of the Babylonia areolata isolate BAREFJ2019XMU chromosome 19, ASM4173473v1, whole genome shotgun sequence genome. Coding sequences within it:
- the LOC143294191 gene encoding histamine H2 receptor-like, which produces MYPTEDVHQHVTRVFSSVVIIVVNLLTMVTFSRVRALRSLSNKLVVCLASTDLMVGLITLISALAWVPGLGEFINFSPESCAVRLCWFHACCSASMVNISLIALERYLYIVRPYLHVRIVTPAVIRVCMGAVWLLGLTFGISPVFFARYKAELGCDFYLVLGSSYVVWASSTIFFSTSLLTLLFYSLIARLALKMRRAVGTFHHPTAATSDARLASLRMALTSVKAPVVVFGAFFLCWTPHMTVYIFHHLVRNLPQKTRGWFTTAGLFNSAMNFFVYLTLNSQFRSAVLGFFRMKACSDAVFTSEGSSSTSRRTTTTTTTTTRPLSVSTVTVTAVAASAVPAVAAAAQQSHGPGMRVLEKESSSAEGNRFSLATAYM